From Palaemon carinicauda isolate YSFRI2023 chromosome 29, ASM3689809v2, whole genome shotgun sequence, one genomic window encodes:
- the LOC137622385 gene encoding zinc finger protein 454-like has translation MSSSDRERMRNSEALEFPVKTEMEDSVSHTAVKLENGFFVSVGLFDNDPLSMDPDMEFKAEPEKEYRVEPEIEFKEEPEIEFRVEPEIEFREDPEIEFAAKPEIEFGAEPEIEFKTESEIEFREEPEIEFLAEPEIEFREESEIEFRAEPKIEVDLKAHHETLTRRKSFDCSECGRVFFRKSLLIKHLRTHTGEKPFKCSVCDKAFSVRSTLTRHYIIHTVEKPFKCSVCNKAFSQKSHLTTHYKIHTGEKPFKCSDCDKAFFERSHLTKHYRNHTGEKPFKCSVCGKAFSQRSLLKRHYRIHTGEKPFKCSDCDKAFSVKSALKRHYRIHTVEKPFKCSVCDKAFSQTITLTKHYRIHTVEKPFKCSVCEKAFSERSNLTNHYRIHTGEKPFKCTVCDKAFSQRNNLTIHYRIHTGEKPFKCNVCDTAFSRRSHLTAHHRIHTGEKPFKCSVCDMAFTWKTLLSKHMKICGGENL, from the coding sequence ATGTCATCCAGTGATAGGGAGAGAATGAGGAACTCTGAAGCGTTAGAGTTTCCAGTAAAAACAGAAATGGAAGATTCAGTTTCACACACTGCAGTCAAGCTGGAAAATGGTTTTTTTGTTAGTGTTGGTCTCTTTGATAATGACCCTCTTTCCATGGATCCAGACATGGAATTTAAAGCAGAGCCAGAAAAAGAATACAGAGtagagccagaaatagaattcaaagaagagccagaaatagaattcagagtagagccagaaatagaattcagaGAAGATCCAGAAATAGAATTTGCAGCAAAGCCAGAAATAGAATTTGgagcagagccagaaatagaattcaaaacaGAGTCTGAAATAGAATTCAGAgaagagccagaaatagaatttttagcagagccagaaatagaattcagaGAAGAATCAGAAATAGAATTCAGAGCAGAGCCAAAAATAGAAGTTGATCTTAAAGCACATCATGAAACTCTCACTAGGAGGAAGTCATTCGATTGTAGTGAATGTGGCAGAGTATTTTTTCGGAAAAGTTTGCTCATAAAACATTTAAGAactcacactggggagaaaccattcaagtgcagtgtctgtgacaaagcattttctgtgAGAAGCACTCTCACAAGACATTATATAATTCACACTGTGGAaaagccattcaagtgcagtgtctgtaataaagcattttctcagaaaagTCATCTCACAACACATTATAAAATTCatactggagagaagccatttaagtgcagtgactgtgacaaagcattttttgAGAGAAGTCATCTCACAAAACATTATAGAAATCACACTGgtgagaaaccattcaagtgtagtGTCTGCGGTaaagcattttctcagagaagTCTTCTCAAAagacattatagaattcacactggggagaaaccattTAAGTGCAGTGACTGTGACAAAGCTTTTTCTGTGAAAAGTGCTCTCAAAagacattatagaattcacactgtggaaaagccattcaagtgcagtgtctgtgacaaagcattttctcagacaATTACTCTCACAAaacattatagaattcacactgtggagaagccattcaagtgcagtgtctgtgaaaaagcattttctgaGAGAAGTAATCTCACAAAtcattatagaattcacactggggagaagccattcaagtgcactGTCtgcgacaaagcattttctcagagaaATAATCTCACAATtcattatagaattcacactggggagaagccatttaagtgcaatgTGTGTGACACAGCATTTTCTCGGAGAAGTCATCTCACTGCACATCACAGAATACACACTGGAGAGAAACcgttcaagtgcagtgtctgtgatatGGCATTTACCTGGAAAACACTTCTTTCAAAGCATATGAAGATTTGTGGTGGAGAAAATTTGTAA